One genomic segment of Stigmatopora argus isolate UIUO_Sarg chromosome 1, RoL_Sarg_1.0, whole genome shotgun sequence includes these proteins:
- the LOC144073447 gene encoding serine/threonine-protein kinase WNK2 isoform X5 — translation MEHDAHLKMNERPQPVSQRELQINACDGERLAGLAARGGSDPSSTYQKITRHRFIRRSLWFSDTDEQASEASEGDRTQTVAGGKQGTSGGVQEDVGAESQGGPKDDVEESARGDTEKAKSSRDVLNATCAEGAKSTIKAASEETEEEAGMKAVSTSPGGRFLKFDIELGRGSFKTVYKGLDTETWVEVAWCELQDRKLSKMERQRFKEEAEMLKGLQHPNIVRFYDFWESPLKGKKYIVLVTELMTSGTLKTYLKRFKVMKPKVLRSWCRQILKGLHFLHTRTPPIIHRDLKCDNIFITGPTGSVKIGDLGLATLKAASFAKSVIGTPEFMAPEMYEEHYDEAVDVYAFGMCMLEMATSEYPYSECQNAAQIYRKVTSGVKPASYNKIVDPEIKEIIGECICQKREERYTIKDLLNHAFFAEDTGVRVELAEEDDGQKTSIALKLWVEDHKKLKGKYKESGAIEFTFDLEKEVPEVVAQEMVESGFFHESDVKTVGKSLRDRVALIKWRRERTVLASSQMDAGHGFHMATSQSVTSQEAHAGRPSRLEQPADVEQQNQPRTPPASLTSVTSDGTFDSGKGSTVYSDSHSSQQSVLYQSLLEPITIAVQQTDQPPSCEQGEVRRPEPAIHFGIVVRRGSAPVIDTYNVDPIHQHSALKLSVRSVSSDPVEIENQWEHCSDERLVQPLLSDTIRDKCVTPFSEAVKANVTRGRRHSDISGLPSLTSHHSNHRRGGFRHLAPEGQLKGSSDCSELLRQLQTSLLNIINQNGGTSRAAYAQHSTMQSSVSHSNPFAAQDGNHKTCAHFREEKEAPRVYEDRTLAREKYIPRFLGAASSVGHQTQAPELMSQQYLQPGQSYPAPPYPCQPNVTPQSQATSCSVNTHLAASCYPTPSISAVPGRQHITQCCQMQGQQQQHATSVQQQTYTVPAYQPSVQTEPSCPVPHCQLMQPSTGASLLPSGAEWPNQQTGSFLNNQQMLGNQAHQLNPTQNCQGTQNGVQACTQTQFPSVHQQISQPPLHSNSLQCAGQQEVLLPASQQHSHHLGQMALPQSSQDVPQFVVQQDQSNQQYSTTSVPDSSFTRSAISAIPAQGHYLPGQSSATPQTYAGVPLVLTPSQLVTSQHSQATQMTTKPVSLVGQEGLNQGPNPPQPVCNFPTQTMCGQQPLLETDVQQQLQPQISTALPPPVLQSSQMSQNMMMASHAGLVQMTLIAQPAHFSTPAPNSSDQSTLATAGQCEKKDIQVPSLQLGESHRASCGLASSSLTQQNFIAVTGDACVTEANTEDQATEKHTGGQSYDSVNSDATSGKEMSDGCDGPHASKCQSKIRKHHRRSTRTRSRQEKTSRPKLSMLNVCNTGDKMVECQLETHNQKMVTFKFDLDGDAPEEIATYMVENDFILHLEKEVFIEQLKDIVDKAEDLLSEDTEAEKTSDQASSPTSEGVGTVVAEGIKSCPPSSPQLVYQQNVLHTGKRWFIICPVADRECEKSASLSLKANSTTPAVSSSLQSVSLQSSLQDHKASMVHGFLDDCVIQEQSKVVGRKESLSVEETCISAASIVSDIPCCAFAPPVSLDVNAADKAEVNASGTLTSHLDWKPSPTGEGPSHRAAQQSVVLQQPYPAPILPASLSSQPQSPAHQTSVPQVGSGGPGDSDGEGPRRVEFADRTIKTLDKKLRNLLYQEHAPCQPCGATSDPHASAAEASGVLSVSDGHSSEGPLTKKQGEPLMRSTAPSVICVEKKSNSHSTFSSCPQGSQSADKNNKGCVPAGTLPADPESTSVSQPRCNNRFSAPPNFYQATPTSSPDVTPHHLPRAVTISSSTGHPYCRSSALRSDSADEDSGGRALPAVRADARTQSEHAGSHLVKRAVAFLKRSGRSKSEQSSDSPSRRTLEMNGHAPSPSMGQTPTSYISSDNDSEFEDADMRKELQKLREKHMKEISELQAFQRSEIEHLYQEVGKSLPSNVGLLHAAPPSGRRRRASKHKVKAGKLLNPMVQQLKSNLSTTTVERKVESSGSSSGSPAKSSAMSDCSARFSGSSSSNNQSSATPEQVHTQQPCSMKCSLSSDNIYAGQHNDGLTNLTGRGWTVYHQTSERVTYKSSSKPRTRFLSGPVSLSIWSSLHTTTAQMPPSAAAPLSPSPQPIGRVAQVQSNNSNNKKNTFTEDLHKLVDDWAKETKAATAYQPPPSLNQIKEQKRLQDLESKVQFPPQATSQKMNSVWSSLSLPQQPSMPSGPLAGHPGYLLPASPYAGTAPAQRCPGLPNAIPGGAKAGVQARETEKGSPPKSARTS, via the exons ATGGAGCACGACGCtcatctgaaaatgaatgagagGCCGCAGCCAGTTTCGCAGCGTGAACTGCAAATAAACGCGTGTGACGGCGAACGCCTCGCCGGGTTGGCGGCGAGAGGTGGCAGCGACCCTTCTTCCACTTACCAGAAGATTACACGGCATAGGTTCATCAGGAGAAGCCTATGGTTCTCCGACACGGACGAGCAGGCCTCAGAGGCGTCGGAAGGGGATCGCACGCAAACGGTAGCGGGCGGGAAGCAAGGTACAAGTGGAGGCGTACAGGAGGACGTGGGCGCTGAGAGTCAAGGTGGGCCAAAAGATGACGTGGAAGAAAGCGCCAGAGGTGATACGGAAAAGGCGAAGAGCAGCAGAGATGTACTTAATGCCACATGTGCTGAAGGTGCTAAAAGCACCATCAAGGCAGCTAGTGAGGAGACGGAGGAAGAGGCGGGGATGAAGGCCGTGTCCACCTCCCCGGGGGGACGCTTCCTCAAATTTGACATCGAGCTTGGGAGGGGCTCCTTTAAGACCGTCTACAAAGGCCTGGATACTGAAACCTGGGTGGAGGTTGCCTGGTGTGAGCTGCAG GATCGAAAACTGTCAAAAATGGAACGTCAACGCTTCAAGGAAGAGGCTGAGATGTTAAAAGGACTCCAGCATCCAAACATAGTCCGTTTTTACGACTTTTGGGAGTCTCCACTCAAAGGAAAAAAGTACATTGTTTTGGTCACGGAGCTAATGACATCGGGGACTCTCAAAAC CTATCTGAAGCGTTTCAAGGTAATGAAGCCCAAGGTGTTGAGAAGCTGGTGCAGGCAGATCCTCAAAGGCCTTCACTTTCTCCACACCAGAACTCCCCCCATTATCCACAGGGACCTCAAGTGCGATAACATTTTCATCACTGGCCCAACAGGCTCCGTCAAGATTGGTGATTTAGGGCTAGCCACCCTAAAGGCTGCGTCTTTTGCAAAGAGCGTCATCG GGACTCCAGAATTTATGGCTCCTGAGATGTATGAGGAGCACTACGACGAAGCTGTGGATGTCTATGCCTTTGGCATGTGTATGCTTGAAATGGCCACTTCAGAATATCCTTACTCAGAATGTCAGAATGCTGCACAGATTTACCGAAAAGTCACAAGT GGAGTCAAGCCTGCCAGTTACAATAAAATCGTGGATCCTGAAATTAAAGAGATTATTGGCGAATGCATCTGCCAAAAGAGGGAAGAGCG CTACACCATCAAGGACCTCCTAAATCACGCCTTCTTTGCGGAGGACACGGGGGTGAGGGTAGAGCTCGCTGAGGAGGATGACGGGCAAAAGACCTCCATCGCCCTGAAACTGTGGGTGGAGGACCACAAGAAATTGAAAGGGAAATATAAGGAGAGTGGAGCCATTGAATTCACGTTTGATCTGGAGAAGGAAGTCCCTGAGGTGGTGGCGCAAGAGATG GTGGAGTCTGGATTCTTCCATGAAAGTGATGTGAAGACTGTAGGAAAATCACTTCGGGACCGTGTGGCCTTGATCAAATGGAGAAGAGAGAGAACAGTGCTGGCTAGCTCTCAAATGGATGCCGGACACGGATTCCACATGGCAACTTCTCAGAGCGTGACTTCTCAGGAGGCGCATGCAGGACGGCCCTCACGGCTAGAGCAGCCAGCAGATGTGGAGCAGCAAAATCAGCCACGTACACCGCCAGCCAGTCTCACTTCAGTGACAT CAGACGGCACTTTTGACAGTGGCAAGGGCTCAACTGTGTACTCGGATTCTCACAGCAGCCAGCAGAGCGTCCTCTATCAGTCCCTACTGGAGCCCATCACTATAGCAGTACAGCAG ACAGATCAACCTCCCTCCTGTGAACAAGGTGAAGTACGGAGGCCAGAACCAGCTATTCATTTTGGAATTGTCGTGCGCAGAGGAAGTGCTCCTGTTATTGACACTTACAACGTTGACCCTATACATCAACACAGTGCCTTGAAACTCTCTGTGCGATCTGTCAGTTCTGATCCCGTTGAGATAGAAAACCAATGGGAACATTGCTCAGACGAGCGACTTGTTCAGCCATTGTTATCGGACACCATCAGAGACAAATGTGTCACCCCTTTTTCTGAAGCTGTCAAAGCAAATGTGACGAGGGGCCGAAGACACTCTGACATTAGCGGACTCCCAAGTCTAACATCTCATCATAGCAACCACCGCCGGGGAGGATTTCGCCACCTTGCACCTGAAGGGCAGCTTAAAGGTTCAAGTGATTGTTCAGAACTCCTGCGGCAACTGCAGACGTCCCTGTTAAATATAATCAATCAAAATGGAGGAACAAGCCGTGCAGCATACGCCCAACATTCCACCATGCAATCCTCAGTTTCCCACTCCAATCCCTTCGCTGCACAGGATGGCAACCATAAGACATGTGCTCATTTTCGGGAGGAAAAGGAAGCCCCACGTGTCTATGAGGATAGAACCCTCGCAAGGGAGAAGTACATTCCACGGTTTCTGGGAGCG GCCAGTTCCGTGGGTCACCAGACTCAAGCGCCAGAACTCATGTCTCAACAATATCTACAGCCCGGCCAGAGTTACCCTGCTCCTCCATACCCATGCCAACCCAATGTCACACCACAAAGTCAGGCTACTTCATGCTCAGTCAACACCCATCTTGCAGCCAGTTGTTACCCTACTCCCAGTATTTCAGCAGTACCTGGCCGACAACATATTACGCAGTGTTGCCAGATGCAAGGTCAGCAACAACAACATGCGACCTCGGTCCAGCAACAGACTTATACTGTGCCAGCTTATCAGCCGTCAGTGCAAACTGAACCAAGTTGCCCAGTTCCCCACTGTCAACTGATGCAGCCTTCCACTGGTGCTTCATTGCTTCCATCTGGGGCCGAATGGCCCAATCAACAAACTGGATCATTTCTTAATAACCAGCAGATGCTTGGTAATCAAGCCCACCAACTGAACCCAACGCAAAATTGTCAAGGGACACAAAATGGGGTGCAGGCGTGCACTCAAACACAATTCCCAAGTGTACACCAACAAATATCACAGCCTCCTCTCCATTCCAATAGTCTTCAGTGTGCCGGGCAACAGGAAGTACTCCTGCCAGCTTCTCAGCAGCATAGCCACCACCTGGGGCAAATGGCTCTTCCACAATCCAGTCAGGATGTGCCCCAGTTTGTAGTCCAGCAGGACCAGTCAAATCAACAATATTCTACAACTAGTGTACCTGATTCCTCCTTTACACGTTCTGCCATCAGTGCTATTCCTGCTCAGGGTCATTATCTGCCCGGGCAGTCGTCTGCGACACCACAGACCTATGCAGGAGTTCCCCTGGTTCTTACTCCAAGCCAATTGGTCACCTCACAACATAGCCAAGCGACACAAATGACTACAAAG CCTGTGTCATTGGTTGGACAAGAGGGGTTGAACCAGGGGCCGAATCCTCCTCAGCCAGTGTGCAATTTTCCAACGCAGACAATGTGTGGCCAGCAGCCACTCCTGGAAACCGATGTACAGCAGCAGCTTCAACCACAGATTTCGACTGCATTGCCACCACCGGTACTACAGTCCTCACAG ATGTCTCAGAACATGATGATGGCTAGTCATGCTGGCCTTGTCCAGATGACCCTTATCGCACAACCCGCACACTTCTCCACACCTGCACCGAACAGTTCAGACCAGAGCACACTTGCCACTGCAGGCCAGTGTGAAAAGAAGGACATTCAGGTTCCGTCTCTTCAACTCGGCGAGTCTCATAGGGCATCTTGTGGATTAGCAAGTTCCAGTTTGACACAGCAGAATTTCATTGCTGTCACTGGAGACGCATGTGTAACTGAGGCAAACACCGAG GATCAAGCTACAGAAAAACACACTGGTGGTCAAAGCTATGACAG TGTCAACTCTGATGCCACATCAGGGAAAGAGATGAGCGATGGCTGTGATGGTCCCCATGCAAGTAAATGCCAGAGTAAAATCCGCAAACACCATCGCAGGTCGACGCGCACTCGGTCTCGCCAAGAAAAGACGAGCAGGCCAAAGCTCAGTATGCTAAAT GTCTGTAACACCGGGGACAAGATGGTAGAGTGCCAATTGGAAACGCACAATCAAAAAATGGTCACATTCAAATTCGACCTGGATGGCGATGCGCCTGAAGAGATTGCTACTTACATG GTGGAGAATGATTTCATCCTACACTTGGAAAAAGAAGTCTTCATTGAACAGCTCAAGGACATTGTAGACAAAGCTGAGGACTTGCTGAGTGAGGATACAGAGGCAGAGAAAACCTCTGACCAGGCAAGCAGTCCCACGAGTGAAGGAGTTGGCACAGTGGTTGCTGAG GGAATTAAGTCATGTCCCCCCAGCAGTCCTCAATTAGTCTACCAACAAAATG TACTTCACACTGGCAAGCGTTGGTTCATCATCTGTCCAGTGGCTGATCGGG AATGCGAAAAGTCCGCCTCACTGTCACTCAAAGCCAACAGCACTACGCCTGCAGTGTCTAGCTCTCTTCAGTCTGTCTCCTTGCAAAGTTCCCTTCAAGACCATAAGGCCAGCATGGTTCATGGTTTTTTGGATGATTGTGTCATTCAAGAGCAGAGTAAAGTTGTAGGCCGAAAGGAGAGCCTTTCCGTAGAAGAAACTTGCATCTCTGCTGCGTCCATCGTGAGTGACATCCCATGCTGTGCTTTCGCGCCCCCGGTTTCATTGGACGTGAATGCTGCCGACAAAGCAGAGGTCAACGCCTCAGGCACGTTAACCAGCCATCTGGATTGGAAGCCCAGTCCCACCGGAGAAGGCCCCTCCCACCGAGCCGCTCAGCAGTCAGTGGTCCTCCAGCAACCCTACCCGGCACCGATACTGCCGGCGTCACTCTCTTCCCAACCTCAGAGTCCGGCGCATCAGACATCCGTTCCTCAAGTGGGCAGTGGGGGCCCGGGGGATTCGGACGGCGAGGGGCCACGCCGCGTAGAGTTTGCCGATCGCACCATCAAGACGTTAGACAAGAAGTTGAGAAATCTGTTGTATCAGGAGCACGCTCCCTGTCAGCCGTGTGGTGCCACATCTGACCCTCATGCATCTGCCGCGGAAGCGTCTGGCGTCCTGTCTGTCTCGGACGGCCACAGCAGCGAGGGACCGTTGACCAAGAAACAGGGAGAGCCCTTG atgaggTCTACGGCACCAAGCGTGATTTGtgttgagaaaaaaagcaacagTCACAGCACTTTCTCCAGTTGTCCTCAAGGGTCACAAAGTGCTGATAAAAATAACAAGGGCTGTGTTCCTGCGGGCACATTGCCAGCTGATCCCGAAAGTACAAGTGTATCCCAACCCCGTTGCAATAACCGCTTCTCTGCACCGCCAAACTTCTACCAGGCTACCCCTACATCTAGCCCAGATGTCACACCCCACCATTTGCCCCGCGCCGTCACCATTAGCTCTTCCACTGGTCACCCTTACTGCCGCTCGTCAGCCCTCCGCTCAGACTCGGCGGATGAGGATAGCGGCGGCAGGGCTCTTCCGGCCGTCCGCGCCGATGCCCGCACTCAATCCGAGCACGCTGGAAGCCACCTTGTCAAGAGGGCGGTGGCGTTCCTGAAGCGATCCGGTCGGAGTAAAAGTGAGCAAAGTTCAGATTCGCCGAGCCGACGGACGTTGGAGATGAACGGCCACGCTCCTTCACCTTCGATGGGACAAACGCCGACTTCTTACATCAGCAGTGACAATGACTCGGAATTTGAGGATGCAGACATGAGGAAAGAACTTCAAAAGCTGAGAGAAAA GCACATGAAGGAGATCTCAGAATTACAAGCTTTCCAGAGGAGTGAAATTGAGCACCTGTACCAAGAGGTGGGAAAATCTTTGCCTTCCAATGTGGGCCTACTTCACGCTGCCCCTCCCAGCGGCCGCCGACGGAGGGCCAGCAAGCACAAAGTCAAAGCTGGAAAATTGCTCAATCCGATGGTGCAGCAGCTCAAAAGTAATCTCAGCACCACCACAGTGGAGAGAAAAG TTGAGAGTTCTGGCAGTTCATCGGGATCCCCCGCTAAAAGTTCGGCCATGTCTGACTGCTCGGCCCGCTTCAGCGGCAGCTCCAGCTCCAACAATCAGAGTAGCGCAACCCCAGAACAGGTCCATACCCAGCAGCCATGTTCCATGAAATGCTCACTCTCCTCGGATAACATCTACGCTGGCCAGCACAATGATGGGTTGACCAACTTGACAGGCCGAG gcTGGACGGTTTACCACCAAACGTCAGAGAGAGTCACCTATAAATCTAGTAGCAAACCACGCACTAGattcctcagtggacctgtgtCTCTGTCCATCT